The Candidatus Micropelagos thuwalensis genome has a window encoding:
- a CDS encoding NADH:flavin oxidoreductase: MSKVKTNKSVFEPWKLGNLTLKNRIIKAATFEGLAQGGVPDERLVQFHEKFAAGGAGVVTVAYGAVNDDARTFDHQMCMQDDRIMDVLKKVTSTIHKHGAVASLQLAHCGMQTRYSKLSSKPFSYSASWGLNPYGLLSGIPFMRPMPEKVIEQTCDDYAISAKRAVEAGFDMLELHMGHGYLFSQFMSPAYNTRRDKFGGSLENRMRFPRLALRRVREAVGPDVPIVVKLNLQDGFEGGSTLDDCIEASKIIEQDGDASLLVLTGGFSAKSPMYLFRGPSAIKPLIAIQKNFIAKLVYTLAAKKFPDMPFKEMFFLEDAKKVRAAVNMPIALVGGIKSMANFKTVMNEDFDGIVLGRTLIHEPDLPKIYESGEKSTSGCISCNRCVAHIDSDDGVICPINVEMASEAA, from the coding sequence ATGTCAAAAGTAAAAACGAATAAGTCTGTTTTCGAGCCGTGGAAGCTTGGAAACCTGACACTCAAAAACAGAATAATTAAAGCTGCAACTTTTGAAGGCCTCGCGCAAGGTGGCGTGCCTGATGAGAGACTTGTTCAATTTCATGAAAAATTTGCTGCCGGTGGTGCTGGTGTCGTGACCGTTGCATATGGTGCGGTAAATGATGATGCGCGTACTTTTGATCATCAAATGTGTATGCAGGATGACCGAATTATGGATGTGCTCAAAAAAGTTACATCAACCATTCACAAGCACGGCGCAGTTGCTTCTCTTCAACTGGCGCATTGTGGCATGCAAACACGCTACTCAAAATTGTCCTCTAAACCTTTTTCTTACAGTGCGTCTTGGGGGCTGAACCCTTATGGTTTGCTATCAGGTATTCCGTTTATGCGCCCTATGCCCGAAAAGGTGATTGAGCAAACCTGCGATGATTATGCCATTTCTGCCAAACGCGCAGTTGAAGCAGGTTTTGATATGTTAGAACTTCACATGGGGCATGGCTATTTATTCAGTCAATTTATGTCCCCAGCTTACAATACAAGGCGCGACAAATTTGGTGGCAGTCTTGAAAACCGTATGCGCTTTCCACGTCTTGCATTGCGCCGTGTTCGCGAAGCTGTCGGGCCGGATGTGCCTATTGTTGTGAAGTTGAATCTTCAAGACGGATTTGAAGGCGGGTCGACACTGGATGATTGTATCGAAGCGTCAAAGATTATCGAACAAGATGGTGACGCATCCTTGCTGGTTCTCACTGGCGGCTTCAGTGCAAAAAGTCCGATGTATCTTTTCCGTGGGCCTTCAGCGATTAAACCATTGATTGCAATACAGAAAAACTTCATTGCGAAGCTGGTTTATACGCTTGCAGCTAAAAAATTCCCTGACATGCCTTTTAAGGAAATGTTCTTCCTGGAGGATGCTAAAAAAGTTCGTGCAGCGGTTAATATGCCGATTGCTTTGGTTGGAGGCATTAAATCTATGGCGAATTTTAAGACTGTTATGAATGAAGATTTTGACGGTATTGTGCTGGGGCGGACGCTTATCCATGAACCAGACTTACCAAAAATTTATGAGTCAGGAGAGAAATCAACATCAGGCTGCATATCCTGCAACCGGTGTGTAGCCCATATCGACTCGGATGATGGGGTTATCTGTCCTATAAATGTTGAAATGGCATCCGAGGCGGCTTAA
- a CDS encoding Rieske 2Fe-2S domain-containing protein: MAKTADYDLGEFTFPRGWFMIARADEVSKKPLNLRYFGQNMVLYRGDSGRLVLMDAYCPHMGTHIGQNETSYVVMDNEHVDGDNIRCPYHGWQFGPDGKCIEIPYSPAPIPASACIRTYPVQEWGGSVLMWHDTEQGEPNFDPPELPQWEDPSWVNWKIDDLGELNQHPMEVIDNMADKAHLGPIHGSTNMEYFENEFNDHVLVQRLAAGHRTMSEAQMINDTWYTGPGILLSKIEGDYPSMMMISNTPIEDGLIRVFYGILVKGKNDVANEEDQAVANEYHEVSKAAFLQDFEIWFNKRPCLNVLQVIGDGPFGKTRIWYKQFYNPRDKAKDYQDQVNGVVVTRGTNRDNFEKTAAE, encoded by the coding sequence ATGGCTAAAACTGCAGATTATGATTTGGGTGAATTTACCTTTCCAAGAGGGTGGTTTATGATTGCCCGTGCAGATGAGGTTTCCAAAAAACCTCTGAATTTAAGGTATTTCGGACAAAATATGGTGCTGTATCGTGGCGACAGTGGTCGGCTCGTGCTTATGGATGCCTATTGCCCACACATGGGGACGCATATCGGCCAAAATGAAACATCTTATGTTGTGATGGATAACGAGCATGTTGACGGTGATAATATCCGTTGTCCTTATCATGGTTGGCAATTTGGGCCTGATGGTAAATGTATCGAAATTCCATATTCACCTGCGCCGATACCGGCTTCCGCCTGTATCCGGACTTACCCCGTTCAAGAATGGGGCGGTAGCGTACTTATGTGGCATGACACAGAACAAGGCGAACCAAATTTTGATCCGCCAGAACTCCCACAATGGGAAGACCCGTCTTGGGTAAATTGGAAGATCGATGATCTTGGTGAACTGAACCAGCATCCGATGGAAGTCATTGATAATATGGCTGACAAGGCGCATCTTGGGCCTATCCACGGCAGCACCAATATGGAATATTTTGAGAATGAATTTAATGATCACGTGCTTGTTCAAAGACTGGCAGCAGGTCACCGCACCATGTCTGAAGCGCAGATGATTAATGATACATGGTATACTGGCCCGGGGATTCTTCTCTCAAAAATTGAAGGTGATTACCCTTCAATGATGATGATTTCCAATACACCCATAGAGGATGGTCTCATTCGGGTGTTTTACGGCATTCTCGTTAAAGGCAAAAATGATGTTGCTAATGAGGAAGATCAAGCGGTTGCCAATGAGTATCATGAGGTAAGTAAAGCCGCCTTCCTTCAGGATTTCGAAATTTGGTTCAATAAGCGCCCCTGCCTGAATGTTTTGCAGGTCATTGGAGATGGCCCATTCGGTAAAACCCGTATTTGGTATAAACAATTTTATAACCCTCGTGATAAAGCCAAGGATTATCAGGATCAGGTGAATGGTGTTGTTGTGACTAGAGGGACGAACCGCGATAATTTCGAAAAAACTGCTGCTGAATAG
- the mgtE gene encoding magnesium transporter, translating into MSEKKIELTKSEQIGDTRDHIADLVNASVSVLKEENKNALLKLLETHHESDIAEMIALLNGGQREQFFALIGEDLAPSVLAELDDHTQAWIAERLDPEFLAAALQELETDDAVFVLGELDDDEQKEILDLFPEGERIVLQRSLDYPDESAGRLMQSDVVAVPPFWTVGQVIDYLRVTEDLPDDFLEIFVVDPTHTPLGMVKLNKVMRSGRPTLMQEILDDNFTPISAELDREDMARMFERYNLVSAPVVDEDNRLVGVITADDVFEVITEEAEEDIFRLGGVGDETVGDDMFRAMRGRFSWLLVNLLTAILASIVIGVFDGTIEQMVALAILMPIVASMGGNAATQTLTITVRALATRELLAINTLRVIGREIGIGLLNGILFAILLGITGWLWFGSEMLGIVLAMAMIVNMFVAGLAGIVVPIWLNKVGVDPAIASGVFVTTITDIVGFFAFLGFATIFLI; encoded by the coding sequence ATGTCTGAAAAAAAAATAGAGCTGACCAAGTCTGAACAAATCGGCGATACACGTGATCATATTGCCGATCTGGTTAATGCGTCTGTTTCCGTCCTAAAAGAAGAAAACAAAAACGCGCTTTTAAAGCTGCTTGAGACGCATCACGAGTCCGATATTGCAGAAATGATTGCGCTACTCAATGGGGGGCAGCGTGAACAGTTTTTCGCGCTCATTGGTGAAGATCTTGCCCCCAGCGTGCTGGCAGAGCTTGATGACCATACTCAGGCATGGATTGCTGAACGGTTAGATCCTGAGTTTCTCGCAGCAGCTTTGCAGGAGCTGGAAACCGATGATGCTGTTTTTGTCCTTGGTGAATTGGATGATGATGAGCAGAAGGAAATTCTGGACTTATTCCCTGAAGGGGAACGTATTGTTCTTCAACGCTCCCTAGATTATCCGGATGAAAGTGCAGGTCGTCTTATGCAGTCCGATGTGGTGGCTGTGCCGCCATTCTGGACGGTAGGACAGGTGATAGATTACCTTCGCGTCACTGAAGATTTGCCAGATGATTTTTTGGAAATTTTTGTTGTTGATCCCACCCATACGCCACTTGGCATGGTCAAACTTAATAAAGTCATGCGTTCTGGGCGTCCGACTTTAATGCAAGAAATTCTGGACGATAATTTTACGCCAATTTCAGCTGAGCTTGACCGAGAAGATATGGCGCGGATGTTTGAACGCTATAATCTTGTTTCCGCGCCTGTTGTTGATGAAGACAACCGACTGGTTGGCGTGATAACAGCGGATGACGTTTTTGAGGTTATTACAGAAGAGGCAGAAGAAGATATTTTTCGCTTAGGTGGTGTGGGTGATGAGACTGTCGGCGATGATATGTTCCGCGCTATGCGTGGCCGGTTCTCGTGGTTACTGGTCAACCTCTTGACGGCTATTTTGGCCTCTATCGTTATTGGCGTTTTTGATGGCACGATTGAACAAATGGTTGCATTAGCTATTCTTATGCCGATTGTTGCCTCAATGGGTGGAAATGCGGCAACGCAAACATTAACCATCACAGTTCGTGCGCTGGCGACACGAGAATTGCTTGCCATTAACACCTTGCGGGTTATCGGACGTGAAATAGGGATTGGTCTGTTAAACGGTATTTTGTTTGCGATCTTGCTTGGTATTACGGGCTGGCTTTGGTTTGGTAGTGAGATGCTGGGTATTGTGCTGGCAATGGCGATGATTGTGAATATGTTTGTCGCGGGTTTGGCGGGCATAGTTGTACCTATATGGCTCAACAAGGTCGGTGTTGATCCTGCTATTGCTTCGGGTGTGTTTGTGACCACCATTACAGATATTGTTGGGTTTTTCGCTTTTCTGGGTTTTGCTACAATTTTCTTAATCTAA
- a CDS encoding Kelch repeat-containing protein, which yields MRFLISAVLAFGFVFAMAPGLKAEWRSGDSFSQAVPESGATALNGAVYLLSGSSGTGFKRFFEAYNVVEDGWRPLTPIPVDRTQFSVAAGSGQIVVTGGRVAGTSESTNSSWMFSSAKSYWTQITPMPGRRYEHMSAIVGNFLYVFGGAGDETDKIYRYNLGSGEWSILPGTMPVTLSQAGITVADNDIIIAGGMTSTGQASREVHVFNVQSLDWRRLPSIPLGLIAPALGVLSDGVHVVGGYTNEPLKTHSRHYLLASKARKWQNIEPLPEARHHAGYAVVDDQLIVMGGAVGSGFFAPFTATDTVYIFKP from the coding sequence ATGAGATTTTTAATTTCCGCAGTTTTAGCTTTTGGGTTTGTATTTGCTATGGCTCCCGGTTTGAAGGCCGAGTGGCGGAGTGGTGACTCTTTTTCTCAAGCCGTACCCGAGTCGGGTGCCACGGCATTGAATGGCGCGGTCTATCTGCTGAGCGGCTCATCGGGCACAGGTTTTAAGAGATTTTTCGAAGCTTATAACGTCGTAGAGGATGGTTGGCGTCCTTTGACACCCATTCCGGTTGACAGAACACAATTTTCTGTGGCTGCGGGGAGTGGTCAGATTGTCGTGACCGGTGGGCGCGTTGCGGGTACTTCGGAGTCGACAAATAGTAGTTGGATGTTCAGTTCGGCAAAGTCTTATTGGACGCAAATCACCCCTATGCCCGGTCGGCGTTATGAGCATATGTCTGCTATCGTCGGTAACTTCCTGTATGTGTTTGGAGGTGCCGGTGATGAAACAGATAAAATATATCGCTATAATCTTGGTTCAGGCGAGTGGTCGATTTTGCCAGGGACAATGCCAGTAACATTATCTCAGGCCGGAATTACAGTGGCAGACAATGACATCATTATAGCTGGTGGTATGACATCGACAGGACAGGCATCACGCGAGGTGCATGTTTTTAACGTCCAGTCGCTTGACTGGCGGCGCTTGCCATCCATACCATTAGGGTTAATCGCACCGGCACTAGGCGTTCTTTCAGATGGGGTTCATGTTGTCGGGGGGTACACAAATGAACCTCTGAAGACTCATAGCCGACATTATCTACTGGCTAGTAAGGCGCGTAAATGGCAGAACATAGAGCCATTACCTGAGGCACGTCATCATGCTGGCTATGCGGTTGTTGATGACCAACTGATTGTTATGGGTGGCGCTGTTGGCAGTGGTTTTTTTGCCCCGTTTACGGCAACAGACACAGTTTATATATTTAAGCCCTGA
- a CDS encoding DUF1489 family protein: MTLHLIKLAARATGVDDLINWQTYVRETHGELFHTTRMMPKRVNELLDDGSIYWVIKRKIRVRQTILDIQPFTDEAGIKRCHIFLDPELIATRQQSRRPFQGWRYLPASDAPEDMPMVAEGDDELPEHLKAELMALGLL; the protein is encoded by the coding sequence ATGACTTTACACCTAATTAAGTTAGCCGCGCGTGCCACCGGCGTAGATGATCTCATTAATTGGCAGACCTATGTTAGAGAAACCCATGGAGAACTTTTTCATACCACGCGCATGATGCCCAAAAGGGTTAATGAATTGTTAGATGATGGGTCAATCTATTGGGTTATCAAGCGTAAAATCCGCGTGCGTCAAACTATCCTTGATATTCAACCTTTCACTGATGAAGCAGGTATTAAAAGGTGTCATATTTTTCTTGATCCCGAACTCATTGCAACCCGCCAGCAATCGCGGCGACCTTTTCAGGGCTGGCGATATCTGCCTGCGAGTGATGCGCCTGAGGATATGCCAATGGTAGCAGAGGGAGATGACGAGCTTCCTGAACATCTCAAGGCTGAACTTATGGCTTTAGGGCTTTTATAA